The following proteins are encoded in a genomic region of Drosophila willistoni isolate 14030-0811.24 chromosome 2L unlocalized genomic scaffold, UCI_dwil_1.1 Seg196, whole genome shotgun sequence:
- the LOC6640226 gene encoding probable cytochrome P450 6a13 → MSVILLLLVISIIGLIFVWLHQHYGYWRRKGVAQERPLYFLGHMKGFGRSLHWTDINQRIYEKFSGTQRYCGFFTFLSKALFVMDLDLIRHIMVSDFGSFADRGLFHNVRDDPLTGNLLFLDGAEWRWLRQHLTPVFSSGKMKFMFPTMVEVSEKLIKVCQSQLGDMEAKDLCARFTTDVIGSCAFGLECNSLNDPDALFRHMGRSVTEKPLHSGIVIALMFAQPNWARALRLRLFRPEVSEFFLNTVSQTLEYRRREHIQRPDLMQLLMELKAEDKTSDGLSFEQITAQALMFFLAGFDTSSTTMSFCLYELALNPTVQERLRQEIIKKLGSNQQLNYEIIQQMPYLDQVISETLRKYPILPHLLRRSTKEYSIPDSGLKIKPGMRVMIPVHSIHHDPQLYPEPEVFDPSRFEPEEIRKRHPFAYLPFGEGPRACIGERFGKMQVKIGIISLIRDFQFSKSERTQIPLQFSKVNFLIGSESGIHLKMERLSNI, encoded by the coding sequence ATGTCTGTGATTTTATTACTTCTAGTTATCAGTATAATTGGGCTTATCTTTGTCTGGTTACATCAACACTATGGCTATTGGCGCCGCAAAGGTGTGGCCCAGGAGCGGCCTCTGTATTTCTTGGGTCACATGAAAGGCTTTGGTCGTAGTCTACACTGGACGGATATCAATCAGAGAATCTACGAAAAGTTCAGTGGAACTCAACGTTACTGTGGCTTTTTCACTTTTCTAAGTAAAGCTTTATTTGTAATGGATCTGGATTTGATAAGGCATATAATGGTCAGTGATTTTGGCAGCTTCGCCGATCGGGGTCTCTTTCATAATGTAAGAGATGATCCTTTGACTGGAAATCTACTGTTTCTTGATGGTGCCGAATGGCGTTGGCTGCGTCAGCATTTGACTCCAGTTTTTAGTTCAggtaaaatgaaatttatgttTCCCACCATGGTTGAAGTGAGCGAGAAATTGATAAAAGTTTGTCAAAGCCAATTGGGTGACATGGAAGCCAAGGATTTGTGTGCACGGTTTACCACAGATGTTATTGGCAGTTGTGCCTTTGGCTTGGAATGCAATAGTCTCAATGATCCCGATGCACTATTCCGTCACATGGGTCGTTCGGTGACAGAGAAACCTCTGCACTCTGGCATAGTGATAGCTTTGATGTTTGCTCAGCCGAATTGGGCCAGAGCATTGCGTTTGCGACTCTTTCGACCCGAGGTGAGTGAGTTCTTCCTAAACACTGTGAGTCAAACACTGGAGTACCGAAGGCGAGAGCATATACAACGTCCGGATCTAATGCAGTTGCTTATGGAATTGAAAGCAGAAGATAAAACCAGTGATGGCTTATCCTTCGAACAAATAACAGCTCAAGCTTTAATGTTCTTTCTGGCTGGTTTTGATACCTCCTCAACCACTATGTCGTTTTGCCTCTACGAACTGGCTCTGAATCCCACTGTTCAGGAGAGACTTCGTCAGGAAATAATTAAGAAATTAGGATCAAATCAACAGCTTAATTATGAGATAATACAACAAATGCCTTACCTAGATCAGGTTATATCCGAAACTCTACGCAAATATCCCATTCTGCCGCATCTGCTGCGTCGCTCGACCAAAGAATATAGTATACCCGATTCGGGGCTTAAGATAAAGCCCGGCATGCGAGTAATGATTCCTGTACATAGCATACACCATGACCCGCAGCTATATCCGGAGCCAGAGGTATTCGATCCAAGTCGCTTCGAGCCGGAGGAGATTAGGAAACGTCATCCATTTGCCTATTTACCCTTCGGGGAAGGTCCACGCGCTTGCATAGGTGAACGTTTTGGTAAAATGCAAGTGAAAATCGGCATTATTTCGCTGATCAGAGATTTCCAATTTTCCAAATCGGAACGTACACAGATTCCTCTTCAGTTTTCCAAAGTCAATTTTCTTATTGGCAGCGAGTCTGGAATACATCTGAAAATGGAAAGACTatcaaatatataa
- the LOC6640225 gene encoding cytochrome P450 6a22, translating to MLDVIALLLITLAIGFWFVRTRLNYWARRGIGYVKPSFPMGNMQGFRTTKHFKDIITPLYELFKDSGAPFAGVFIMLRPVAVILDLELAKHILIRDFANFEDRGMYHNERDDPLTGHLFRIDGPKWRPLRQKMSPTFSSGKMKYMFPSVCAVGEDLAVVCGELADNAICGILEITDLMARYTTDVIGRCVFGLECNGLRNPEAEFAVMGRRAFTDRRHSKLIDGFIESFPNLARTLRMCQIHQDITDFYVGIVEETVKMREEQNIVRNDFMNLLIEMKQRGELTLKEMAAQAFIFFAAGFDTSASTLGFALFELAKQPELQEKLRQEIEAALQLHNGTFTYEAMQELRFMELVIAETLRKYPVLPHLSRISRQYYACKGNKHFYIEPGQMVIIPVYGIHHDPAVYPEPHKFIPERFLADQLAQRPTAAWLPFGDGPRNCIGMRFGKMQTSIALVQLLRRFHFSICPRTDPKIEFVKSNILLCPSKGIYLKVSENDKLSK from the exons ATGCTGGATGTGATCGCTTTGTTATTGATTACATTGGCCATTGGCTTTTGGTTTGTTCGTACCCGGCTCAATTATTGGGCACGTCGGGGTATTGGCTATGTGAAACCATCGTTTCCCATGGGAAATATGCAGGGATTCCGCACTACAAAGCATTTCAAGGATATCATAACTCCCCTGTACGAACTCTTCAAGGATAGCGGGGCTCCATTTGCTGGAGTATTCATAATGCTACGTCCCGTGGCTGTGATTTTGGATCTGGAACTGGCTAAGCATATATTAATTAGAGATTTTGCCAATTTCGAAGATCGCGGCATGTATCACAATGAGCGTGATGATCCACTTACGGGGCATCTGTTTCGCATCGATGGACCCAAGTGGCGACCCTTGAGACAGAAAATGTCCCCCACTTTCAGTTCGGGTAAGATGAAGTATATGTTTCCCAGTGTTTGCGCTGTCGGTGAGGATTTGGCTGTGGTCTGTGGTGAACTGGCCGACAATGCCATTTGTGGTATACTGGAAATAACAGATCTAATGGCTCGCTATACTACGGATGTGATAGGACGCTGTGTCTTTGGACTGGAGTGTAATGGCCTTAGGAATCCAGAGGCTGAGTTTGCTGTCATGGGACGAAGAGCCTTCACCGATAGACGGCATAGTAAACTGATCGATGGTTTCATAGAGAGTTTTCCGAATTTAGCTCGCACTCTAAGAATGTGTCAAATCCATCAAGATATTACCGATTTCTATGTGGGCATTGTTGAGGAAACTGTGAAAATGCGTGAGGAACAAAATATCGTTAGAAATGATTTTATGAATCTTCTTATCGAAATGAAGCAACGTGGTGAACTTACGTTAAAGGAAATGGCAGCTCAggcatttatattttttgctgCTGGATTCGATACTTCCGCATCAACACTGGGATTTGCCCTCTTTGAACTGGCAAAACAGCCCGAATTACAGGAGAAGCTCAGGCAGGAGATAGAGGCAGCTCTACAGCTCCATAATGGAACATTTACCTATGAGGCTATGCAGGAACTACGCTTCATGGAATTAGTAATAGCAG AAACTTTGCGCAAATATCCCGTTCTGCCACATTTATCACGGATCTCACGTCAATATTATGCTTGCAAGGGGAATAAACACTTTTACATTGAACCCGGTCAGATGGTCATCATTCCCGTCTATGGCATTCATCACGATCCTGCTGTATATCCAGAGCCACATAAATTTATACCCGAACGATTTCTGGCCGATCAACTGGCTCAAAGACCCACAGCTGCCTGGCTGCCCTTCGGTGATGGTCCTCGCAATTGCATTGGCATGCGTTTTGGTAAAATGCAAACTTCCATTGCTCTAGTTCAACTCTTGAGACGTTTCCACTTCAGTATCTGTCCACGGACTGACCCAAAAATTGAGTTTgttaaatcaaatattttgttgtgccCTTCAAAGggaatttatttaaaagtttcAGAGAATGATAAATTATCGAAGTAA
- the LOC6640293 gene encoding probable cytochrome P450 6a23: MALVLALFALLVSLLLFSARRRHSYWQRRGIPHDVPHPIWGNMGEWQKTKHFSFIFKDYYIKYKNSKSPFAGFYFFFGKTAVVTDLDLVKRVLIKDFNHFENRGIFYNEIDDPLSASLFSIEGQKWRHLRHKLTPTFTSGKMKHMFPIVVKVAEEMEKVFRENIGSAKNGKVLEVVDLVARYTSDVIGTCAFGLNCNSLHDPDAEFVQIGRKAITERRYYGLLDFFIFGFPTLARRLHLKFNVQEVSDFYTRIVRDTINYRLKTKEKRGDFMDSLIEMYQKELEGDSEEGLTFDELLAQAFIFFVAGFETSSTTMGFALYELAQHQDIQSKIRKEVNEVLAKHSNEFTYDSIKQMKYLEQSVMETLRKYPVLAHLTRLTNTDYTPDDSKYHIDKGTVVVIPALGIHYDPSIYPQPEKFQPERFTEEEIQARPPCTWLPFGDGPRNCIGLRFGLMQTCVGLAYLIKNYNFSVAPETPIPMKFVTKNILISAENGIPLKVEKL, translated from the exons ATGGCATTGGTTTTGGCGCTCTTCGCGCTTTTAGTGTCGCTTCTATTGTTTTCCGCCCGACGACGTCATAGCTACTGGCAACGTCGCGGTATACCCCACGATGTACCTCACCCAATTTGGGGCAATATGGGCGAATGGCAAAAGACGAAACACTTCTCCTTTATATTCAAGGACTATTATATCAAATACAAGAACTCAAAGAGTCCCTTTGCCGGATTCTACTTCTTTTTCGGAAAAACTGCCGTGGTCACCGATTTGGATCTGGTCAAACGTGTGCTAATTAAAGACTTCAATCATTTTGAGAATCGTGGAATATTCTATAATGAAATTGATGATCCTCTCTCAGCCAGTCTGTTCAGCATTGAGGGCCAAAAATGGCGTCACTTGCGTCATAAACTGACACCCACGTTTACGTCAGGAAAAATGAAACATATGTTCCCGATAGTCGTAAAAGTGGCTGAGGAAATGGAAAAGGTATTTAGGGAAAATATAGGAAGTGccaaaaatggaaaagttttgGAAGTCGTTGATCTAGTTGCACGTTATACATCCGATGTAATTGGCACTTGTGCATTCGGTCTGAATTGCAATAGCTTACATGATCCTGACGCGGAATTCGTCCAAATAGGTAGGAAAGCCATCACTGAACGACGCTATTACGGTCTTCTGGACTTCTTCATATTCGGATTCCCCACATTGGCACGACGCTTGCATCTAAAGTTTAATGTGCAGGAGGTCAGTGACTTCTATACCAGGATTGTAAGGGACACAATTAACTATCGTCTTAAGACCAAAGAGAAGCGTGGTGACTTTATGGATAGTTTAATTGAAATGTATCAAAAGGAACTGGAAGGAGATTCAGAGGAGGGACTTACTTTCGATGAACTCTTAGCCCAGgctttcattttctttgtgGCTGGCTTTGAGACGAGCTCGACAACTATGGGCTTCGCCCTCTACGAGTTGGCTCAGCATCAGGATATACAAAGCAAAATAAGAAAGGAAGTCAACGAAGTTTTGGCTAAGCACAGCAATGAATTCACCTATGATAGTATCAAGCAAATGAAATATCTCGAGCAAAGTGTTATGG AAACTCTACGAAAATATCCTGTTCTGGCTCATCTAACACGTCTGACCAACACGGATTATACGCCCGATGATTCAAAATATCATATAGATAAAGGCACAGTTGTAGTTATACCTGCTTTGGGTATCCACTATGATCCCAGTATTTATCCACAACCTGAGAAGTTTCAGCCAGAAAGATTTACCGAAGAGGAAATTCAAGCTCGACCTCCTTGCACTTGGTTGCCATTTGGAGATGGCCCTCGAAATTGCATCGGTCTGCGGTTTGGTCTCATGCAAACATGTGTGGGTCTGGCTTACTTGATAAAGAACTACAACTTTAGTGTGGCTCCAGAGACCCCAATACCCATGAAGTTCGTAACTAAGAACATTCTTATATCAGCCGAGAATGGCATACCCTTGAAAGTTGAAAAACTGtaa
- the LOC6640290 gene encoding probable cytochrome P450 6a20, with product MVVLIVLLVGVVSLAIWWVREQFSYWEKRGIPHDPPKIPVGNVAGMMRTIQVSDIFKRSYFKYKNKVDGPFVGFYMFFKRIALVVDIDFVKTVLIKDFEKFHDRGIFHNETDDPFSNNLVTIEGEKWKNLRNKLTPTFTSGKMKHMFPIFLKVGEEMVQVLNEKTSNVPQPLEITDLVSRYTVDVIGNCAFGLECNSLHNPEAEFVKMGNAVFTLKRHGRAMDLFLFGAPKLAAKLRIKVTSQKVEDFYMNIIKDTVDYRMKNNIQRNDFMDMLIDFKRKYDEGNKEDGLSFNELAAQAFVFFLGGHETSATTMGFALHELAINQDIQNRLRNEIDEVLAKNNGEFNYESMNEMKYLEKVIDETLRKHPVVGHLIRKATQRYVHPDNPKYYIEAGTGVTIPVRAIHHDPEFYPEPEKFIPERFDEEQVKQRPPCSYLPFGDGPRNCIGLRFGRMQTTIGLAKLIHNFKFEVNPTLTSVPMKFKFETILLSAEGGITLNVSKVTKK from the exons ATGGTCGTGCTAATCGTATTGCTAGTCGGGGTCGTATCTCTCGCCATATGGTGGGTACGTGAACAATTTAGCTACTGGGAAAAACGTGGCATACCCCATGATCCTCCAAAGATTCCTGTGGGAAATGTGGCAGGAATGATGAGAACTATTCAAGTTTCGGATATTTTTAAACGTTCGTACTTCAAGTACAAAAACAAAGTCGATGGTCCTTTTGTCGGCTTCTACATGTTTTTCAAACGAATCGCCCTTGTTGTGGATATAGATTTCGTGAAGACTGTGCTAATAAAAGATTTCGAAAAGTTTCACGATCGTGGCATATTCCACAATGAAACTGATGACCCTTTTTCAAATAATCTGGTAACCATCGAGGGAGAAAAATGGAAGAATCTCCGTAACAAATTGACACCGACATTTACATCGGGGAAAATGAAGCACATGTTTCCCATATTCCTAAAAGTAGGTGAAGAAATGGTTCAAGTTCTTAATGAAAAAACCTCAAATGTACCTCAACCATTGGAAATCACAGACTTAGTGTCTCGTTACACGGTTGATGTGATAGGCAATTGTGCCTTTGGTCTTGAATGCAATAGTCTGCATAATCCCGAAGCGGAATTCGTCAAAATGGGAAATGCAGTCTTTACTCTGAAACGGCATGGCAGGGCTATGGATCTGTTTCTATTCGGTGCCCCAAAACTGGCTGCAAAATTGAGAATCAAGGTAACATCTCAAAAAGTCGAAGACTTCTATATGAATATCATAAAGGATACAGTGGATTATCGTATGAAAAATAATATCCAGAGAAATGATTTCATGGACATGCTGATCGATTTTAAGAGGAAGTACGATGAAGGCAATAAAGAGGACGGTTTGTCCTTTAATGAGTTGGCTGCTCAAGCATTTGTGTTCTTTTTGGGGGGCCATGAGACGAGTGCAACCACCATGGGATTCGCTCTCCACGAACTGGCTATCAATCAAGACATTCAAAACCGATTGCGAAACGAAATTGATGAGGTGCTAGCCAAAAATAATGGAGAATTTAACTATGAGAGCATGAATGAGATGAAATATCTGGAAAAAGTTATTGATG AAACTCTACGTAAACACCCAGTGGTAGGACATCTCATTCGAAAGGCTACACAACGATACGTTCATCCCGATAATCCAAAATACTATATTGAGGCAGGAACTGGTGTAACAATTCCAGTTAGGGCCATCCACCACGATCCTGAGTTCTATCCAGAGCCAGAGAAATTCATACCAGAGCGCTTTGATGAGGAGCAAGTGAAGCAGCGACCTCCATGCTCCTATTTGCCTTTTGGCGATGGTCCCCGCAATTGCATTGGCCTGAGATTTGGTCGGATGCAAACCACAATTGGACTGGCGAAACTCATACACAATTTCAAGTTCGAGGTGAATCCTACTCTGACCTCAGTGccaatgaaatttaaatttgaaaccaTATTGCTGAGTGCCGAAGGTGGAATAACTTTGAATGTTAgcaaagtaacaaaaaaatga
- the LOC6640292 gene encoding probable cytochrome P450 6a23 encodes MALVLALFALLVSLLLFFARRRHSYWQRRGIPHDVPHPIWGNIGDWPKKKHIAYVFKDYYNKYKSSKSPFAGFYFFFTKTAVVTDLELVKRVLIKDFNHFENRGVFYNEIDDPLTASLFSIEGQKWRHLRHKLTPTFTSGKMKHMFPIVVKVGEEMEKVFQDKVGNAKGGKVLEVVDLVARYTSDVIGTCAFGLNCNSLHDPQAEFVQVGKKAITERRYYGLLDFFIFGFPKLARRLRLKLNVQEVSDFYTRIVRDTINYRLKTKEKRGDFMDSLIEMYQKDLEGDSEEGLTFDELLAQAFIFFVAGFETSSTTMGFALYELAQHQDIQSKIRKEVNEVLAKHSNEFTYDSIKQMKYLEQSVMETLRKYPVLAHLTRLTNTDYTPDDSKYHIDKGTVVVIPALGIHYDPSIYPQPEKFQPERFTEEEIQARPPCTWLPFGDGPRNCIGLRFGLMQTCVGLAYLIKNYNFSVAPETPIPMKLVTKNILISAENGIPLKVEKL; translated from the exons ATGGCGTTGGTTTTGGCGCTCTTCGCGCTTTTAGTGTCGCTTCTATTGTTTTTCGCCCGTCGACGTCATAGCTACTGGCAACGTCGCGGTATACCCCACGATGTGCCACACCCAATTTGGGGCAATATCGGCgattggccaaaaaaaaaacatatcgCGTACGTTTTTAAGGACTACTATAACAAGTACAAGAGTTCAAAGAGTCCCTTTGCTggtttctatttctttttcacAAAAACTGCCGTGGTCACCGATTTGGAACTGGTCAAACGTGTGCTAATTAAAGACTTCAATCATTTTGAGAATCGTGGAGTGTTCTATAATGAAATTGATGATCCTCTTACAGCCAGTCTGTTCAGCATTGAGGGCCAAAAATGGCGTCACTTGCGCCATAAACTGACACCCACGTTTACTTCGGGAAAAATGAAACATATGTTCCCGATTGTCGTCAAAGTGGGAGAGGAAATGGAGAAGGTATTCCAAGACAAGGTGGGAAATGCCAAAGGTGGAAAAGTTTTGGAAGTCGTTGATTTAGTTGCACGTTATACATCCGATGTAATTGGCACTTGTGCTTTCGGTCTGAATTGCAATAGCTTACATGATCCTCAGGCGGAATTCGTTCAAGTAGGTAAGAAAGCCATCACTGAACGACGCTATTACGGTCTTCTGGACTTCTTCATATTCGGATTCCCCAAATTGGCACGACGCTTGCGTCTGAAGTTGAATGTGCAGGAGGTCAGTGACTTCTATACCAGGATTGTAAGGGACACAATTAACTATCGTCTTAAGACCAAAGAGAAGCGTGGTGACTTTATGGATAGTTTAATTGAAATGTATCAAAAGGATCTGGAAGGAGATTCTGAAGAGGGACTTACTTTCGATGAACTCTTAGCCCAGgctttcattttctttgtgGCTGGCTTTGAGACGAGCTCGACAACTATGGGCTTCGCCCTCTACGAGTTGGCTCAGCATCAGGATATACAAAGCAAAATAAGAAAGGAAGTCAACGAAGTTTTGGCTAAGCACAGCAATGAATTCACCTATGATAGTATCAAGCAAATGAAATATCTCGAGCAAAGTGTTATGG AAACTCTACGAAAATATCCTGTTCTGGCTCATCTAACACGTCTGACCAACACGGATTATACGCCCGATGACTCAAAATATCATATAGATAAAGGCACAGTTGTAGTTATACCTGCTTTGGGTATCCACTATGATCCCAGTATTTATCCACAACCCGAGAAGTTTCAGCCAGAAAGATTTACCGAAGAGGAAATTCAAGCTCGACCTCCTTGCACTTGGTTGCCATTTGGAGATGGCCCTCGAAATTGCATCGGTCTGCGTTTCGGTCTCATGCAAACATGTGTGGGTCTGGCTTACTTGATAAAGAACTACAACTTTAGTGTTGCTCCAGAGACCCCAATACCCATGAAATTAGTGACTAAGAACATTCTGATATCAGCCGAGAATGGCATACCCTTGAAAGTTGAAAAActgtaa
- the LOC6640227 gene encoding probable cytochrome P450 6a14, which translates to MWFTIFLVGAVVALVYHYFHNTYSYWERRHVPNERPLPLIGNMKGIGRTKHFRDVNQRIYDTFKGKTPIAGMFLFFKRAAFIIDLDFIKQVLIKDFTVFHDRGVFSNVEDDPLTGHLLTLEGDEWRSMRNKLSPVFSSGKIKHMSKVVVDVGRHLISVMETAVKAAAVDDGDVEIKEYCARFTTDVIGSCAFGLECNSLNDPDAEFRKRGRMLFEQPRYSQLVTLFIFTNPKLAKKLHLKALPDELSSFFLKAVRDTVDYRIKNGIKRNDFLDQLIELKAANEELAKQSKGIDLTLGLTIEQMAAQSLVFFVAGFETSSSTMAFCLYELALHQDIQQRLRDEIETVLSGVENQELTYDAITQMTYLDKVLAETLRKYPILSQLIREARQDYKFPESEFVIEKGTSVLIPVHNIHHDPELYPQPERFDPSRFDPELVKNRHPCAYLPFGDGPRNCIGLRFGKMQAKIGLISLLRNFKFSASKKTEIPLIFSKKTPTLSTENGIYLKVERI; encoded by the exons ATGTGGTTTACTATTTTTCTTGTTGGGGCGGTTGTGGCTCTTGTGTATCACTATTTCCACAACACCTACAGCTATTGGGAACGTCGTCATGTTCCAAATGAACGGCCACTACCCCTCATTGGTAACATGAAAGGGATCGGACGAACGAAACATTTTCGTGATGTGAACCAGAGAATATATGATACATTTAAAGGCAAAACTCCGATTGCTggaatgtttttgtttttcaagcGAGCAGCTTTTATTATCGATTTGGATTTCATTAAGCAAGTGTTGATAAAAGATTTCACCGTGTTCCATGATCGTGGCGTCTTCAGTAATGTGGAAGATGATCCCCTAACGGGTCACCTCTTAACCCTGGAGGGCGATGAATGGCGTTCCATGCGTAATAAACTATCGCCTGTGTTTTCCTCCGGCAAAATCAAGCATATGTCCAAAGTGGTAGTCGATGTCGGTCGTCATTTGATTTCCGTCATGGAGACGGCTGTTAAGGCAGCTGCTGTCGATGATGGCGATGTGGAGATCAAGGAATATTGCGCCCGCTTCACCACCGATGTCATTGGTAGCTGTGCCTTCGGTCTGGAGTGTAATTCTCTAAATGATCCCGATGCGGAATTTCGTAAGAGGGGTCGCATGCTATTCGAACAGCCTCGTTACAGTCAGCTAGTAACcttgtttatttttacaaaTCCCAAACTGGCCAAGAAATTGCATTTGAAAGCACTTCCCGATGAACTATCCTCATTCTTTTTGAAAGCTGTACGCGATACTGTGGACTATCGTATCAAAAATGGTATTAAACGAAATGATTTCCTCGATCAATTGATCGAGCTTAAAGCAGCGAACGAGGAGTTGGCCAAACAGTCCAAAGGCATTGATCTTACACTTGGTTTGACTATCGAACAAATGGCTGCCCAATCGCTTGTGTTCTTTGTAGCTGGTTTTGAGACTTCTTCAAGTACCATGGCCTTTTGTCTCTATGAATTGGCTCTGCATCAGGATATTCAGCAGCGTTTAAGAGATGAAATTGAAACAGTTTTGAGTGGAGTTGAGAATCAAGAGTTGACTTACGATGCCATTACGCAAATGACTTATCTGGATAAAGTTTTAGCAG AAACTCTACGTaaatatccaatattatctcAACTAATACGAGAAGCCAGACAAGATTACAAATTCCCAGAAAGCGAATTCGTTATCGAGAAGGGCACTTCAGTTCTCATACCCGTACATAATATCCATCATGATCCTGAATTGTATCCCCAACCCGAACGCTTTGATCCCAGTCGCTTTGATCCAGAGTTGGTGAAAAATCGCCATCCTTGTGCCTATCTACCCTTTGGCGATGGTCCACGGAATTGCATTGGCTTGCGTTTCGGCAAAATGCAGGCCAAGATTGGTTTAATCTCTTTGCTTCGTAATTTCAAGTTCAGCGCTTCAAAGAAAACTGAAATTCCATTGATATTTAGTAAGAAAACACCTACTTTATCTACGGAGAATGGCATATATCTTAAAGTGGAACGTATTTAA
- the LOC6640291 gene encoding probable cytochrome P450 6a23: protein MALVLALFALLVSLLLFSARRRHSYWQRRGIPHDVPHPIWGNIGDWPKKKHIAYVFKDYYNKYKSSKSPFAGFYFFFTKTAVLTDLELVKRVLVKDFNHFENRGVFYNEIDDPLSATLFSIEGQKWRHLRHKLTPTFTSGKMKHMFPIVTKVAEEMEKVFKDKVGNASGGKTLEVVDLVARYTADVIGTCAFGLKCNSLYEPKAEFVQIGRRAVTDRRYYGLLDFFIFGFPKLARRLHLKLNVQDVSDFYTRIVRDTINYRLKTKEKRGDFMDSLIEMYQKELEGDSEEGLTFDELLAQAFIFFVAGFETSSTTMGFALYELAQHQDIQNKIRKEVNEVLAKHNNEFTYESIKQMKYLEKSVMETLRKYPVLAHLTRLTNTDYTPDDSKYHIDKGTVVVIPALGIHYDPSIYPQPEKFQPERFTEEEIQARPPCTWLPFGDGPRNCIGLRFGLMQTCVGLAYLIKNYNFSVAPETPIPMKLVTKNILISAENGIPLKVEKL from the exons ATGGCGTTGGTTTTGGCGCTCTTCGCGCTTTTAGTGTCGCTTCTATTGTTTTCCGCCCGACGACGTCATAGCTACTGGCAACGTCGCGGTATACCCCACGATGTGCCACACCCAATTTGGGGCAATATCGGCgattggccaaaaaaaaaacatatcgCGTACGTTTTTAAGGACTACTATAACAAGTACAAGAGTTCAAAGAGTCCCTTTGCTggtttctatttcttttttacgAAAACTGCCGTGCTCACCGACTTGGAATTAGTCAAACGTGTGCTAGTCAAAGACTTCAATCATTTTGAGAATCGGGGAGTGTTCTATAATGAAATTGATGATCCCCTCTCAGCCACATTATTCAGCATTGAGGGGCAAAAGTGGCGTCACCTGCGCCATAAGCTGACACCCACGTTTACATCGGGCAAAATGAAACATATGTTTCCAATTGTCACAAAAGTGGCTGAGGAAATGGAAAAGGTGTTCAAGGACAAGGTGGGAAATGCAAGTGGCGGTAAAACTTTGGAAGTCGTCGACTTGGTTGCACGTTATACGGCCGATGTGATTGGCACTTGTGCTTTCGGTTTGAAGTGCAATAGCTTATACGAGCCTAAGGCGGAATTCGTTCAAATCGGTAGGAGAGCCGTAACTGATCGTCGATATTACGGTCTCTTAGACTTCTTTATCTTCGGTTTCCCCAAATTGGCACGACGCTTGCATCTGAAGTTAAATGTACAAGATGTCAGTGACTTTTATACCAGGATTGTAAGGGACACAATAAACTATCGTCTTAAGACCAAAGAGAAGCGTGGTGACTTTATGGATAGTTTAATTGAAATGTATCAAAAGGAACTGGAAGGAGATTCGGAGGAGGGACTTACATTCGATGAACTCTTAGCCCAGGCTTTCATTTTCTTCGTGGCTGGCTTTGAGACCAGTTCAACCACTATGGGCTTCGCCCTCTACGAGTTGGCTCAGCATCAGgatatacaaaacaaaataagaaagGAAGTCAACGAAGTTTTGGCTAAGCACAACAATGAATTCACCTATGAGAGTATCAAGCAAATGAAATATCTCGAGAAAAGTGTTATGG AAACTCTACGCAAATATCCTGTTCTGGCTCATCTAACACGTCTGACCAACACGGATTATACGCCCGATGATTCAAAATATCATATAGATAAAGGCACAGTTGTAGTTATACCTGCTTTGGGTATCCACTATGATCCCAGTATTTATCCACAACCTGAGAAGTTTCAGCCAGAAAGATTTACCGAAGAGGAAATTCAAGCTCGACCTCCTTGCACTTGGTTGCCATTCGGAGATGGCCCTCGAAATTGCATTGGTCTGCGTTTTGGTCTCATGCAAACTTGTGTGGGTTTGGCCTACTTGATAAAGAACTACAACTTTAGTGTGGCTCCAGAGACCCCGATACCCATGAAATTAGTGACTAAGAACATTCTGATATCAGCCGAGAATGGCATACCCTTGAAGGTTGAAAAActgtaa